A single region of the Massilia sp. erpn genome encodes:
- a CDS encoding ATP-binding protein — MKRAAPPGPDKTGAGRFRLRSFRLRITLTSTATALAAILILFVAASTTIVARRAQILDHILSAHLSGPGFGVATPALWPAIDAHLNASFSAFAPQGSQSGYAILRAGRADGSLVYRSPSWPAALDATALPDDSALHTVADGATEWRLGQVRHGDMTVWVGVNRSLSNAQLRVSLWRFGAAAAVLGALIALLAWYLSARAMRPVEHLTGVMLGLNASDLDQRVAADEEDIEFAQLVTVFNAMLDRLQRSFLQAIRFSGDAAHELKTPLTILQGQLEHAFTHAAKPEQEEALVEMLEEVRRLDSIVRKLLMLSRADAGQLQIPLSPFDLRPVLDELAEDIELLDAERDVRLDLPPLLTVQGDADLLRQVLQNLASNAVKYGLPGGWIGLSARQHGGHWQIDVSNASSGIAAEHRERLFDRFYRADHAHNRRIPGVGLGLSLAREIARAHGGELLLAEADQERTCFRLCLPAEL; from the coding sequence GTGAAGCGCGCCGCGCCGCCAGGACCGGACAAGACCGGCGCGGGCCGCTTCCGCCTGCGCTCCTTCCGCCTGCGCATCACGCTGACGTCCACCGCCACGGCGCTGGCGGCCATCCTGATCCTGTTCGTCGCCGCCAGCACTACCATCGTGGCGCGGCGCGCCCAGATTCTCGACCATATTCTGTCGGCCCATTTATCCGGTCCCGGCTTCGGCGTCGCCACGCCGGCGCTGTGGCCCGCCATCGACGCGCACCTGAACGCCAGCTTCAGCGCCTTCGCGCCGCAAGGTTCGCAAAGCGGCTATGCGATCCTGCGCGCCGGCCGCGCGGACGGCAGCCTGGTTTACCGCAGCCCCTCCTGGCCAGCCGCGCTGGATGCGACAGCCCTGCCCGATGATTCAGCCCTGCACACGGTAGCCGACGGCGCGACAGAATGGCGGCTGGGACAGGTGCGCCATGGCGATATGACGGTATGGGTCGGCGTCAACCGCAGCCTGTCGAACGCCCAGCTGCGCGTCAGCCTGTGGCGCTTTGGCGCGGCGGCGGCCGTGCTGGGGGCACTGATTGCGCTGCTGGCCTGGTATCTGTCGGCGCGCGCCATGCGGCCGGTCGAGCATCTGACCGGCGTGATGCTGGGCCTGAACGCCAGCGACCTTGATCAGCGCGTGGCGGCCGACGAGGAAGACATCGAATTCGCCCAGCTGGTCACGGTATTCAACGCCATGCTGGACCGCCTGCAGCGCAGCTTCCTGCAAGCCATCCGCTTTTCCGGCGATGCCGCACACGAGCTGAAAACCCCGCTCACCATCCTGCAAGGCCAGCTGGAACACGCGTTCACTCACGCGGCCAAGCCGGAACAGGAAGAAGCCCTGGTCGAGATGCTGGAAGAAGTGCGCCGTCTGGACAGCATCGTGCGCAAGCTGCTCATGCTGTCGCGCGCCGATGCGGGACAGTTGCAGATTCCACTCAGCCCCTTCGACCTGCGCCCCGTCCTGGACGAGCTGGCGGAAGATATCGAACTGCTCGACGCCGAGCGCGATGTGCGGCTGGACCTGCCGCCGCTGCTGACGGTGCAGGGAGACGCCGACCTGCTGCGGCAAGTGCTGCAAAATCTGGCCAGCAATGCCGTGAAATATGGCTTGCCGGGAGGCTGGATCGGGCTGTCGGCACGCCAGCACGGCGGCCATTGGCAAATCGACGTATCGAATGCCTCGTCCGGCATCGCCGCCGAACACCGCGAACGCCTGTTCGACCGCTTCTACCGCGCCGACCATGCCCACAACCGGCGCATTCCAGGCGTGGGTCTCGGTCTGTCACTGGCGCGGGAAATCGCCCGCGCCCATGGCGGCGAACTGTTGCTGGCGGAAGCTGATCAGGAACGCACCTGCTTCCGCCTTTGCCTGCCCGCCGAACTCTAG
- a CDS encoding LysR family transcriptional regulator: MIPAERLKGIEAFVTTADAGSFTAAAERLHLTNSAVSKSVARLETRLGTRLFERTTRSLALTEAGAAFYRTCVQVLADLGEAEAVLAAQRAEPVGRLRLDAPLAFGRLQVWPLLLQFSEQHPGLRPHVSFSDRFVDLVDEGIDIAVRIGGPDHWPPALGHRYLGSEKLIFCAAPAYLARRGTPATPADLLAHDAILFGRADGSSNPWLIAQNAGPAERWTMEGRIVSSSAEAQVEAVKKGCGVAQLATWLIRDALESGELIALLPELDMDGLPLNLVWPRGRQLLPKVDAMLELLAQSLRIS; encoded by the coding sequence ATGATCCCGGCTGAACGCCTGAAAGGCATCGAAGCCTTCGTCACCACCGCGGACGCGGGCAGCTTCACGGCCGCCGCCGAACGTCTGCACCTCACCAACTCCGCCGTCAGCAAGAGCGTGGCGCGTCTGGAGACGCGGCTCGGCACACGGCTGTTCGAACGCACCACGCGCAGCCTGGCGCTGACCGAAGCGGGTGCCGCCTTCTACCGCACCTGCGTGCAGGTGCTGGCCGACCTGGGCGAAGCCGAAGCGGTACTCGCCGCGCAGCGCGCGGAGCCGGTGGGGCGCCTGCGGCTGGACGCGCCGCTCGCCTTCGGCCGCCTGCAAGTGTGGCCGCTGCTGCTGCAGTTCAGCGAACAGCATCCCGGCCTGCGTCCGCATGTCTCGTTCAGCGACCGCTTTGTCGACCTGGTGGACGAAGGCATCGACATCGCCGTGCGCATTGGCGGGCCGGATCACTGGCCGCCCGCACTGGGCCACCGCTACCTGGGCAGCGAAAAGCTGATCTTCTGCGCCGCGCCCGCCTATCTCGCGCGGCGGGGAACACCGGCTACGCCGGCCGATCTGCTGGCGCATGACGCCATACTTTTCGGTCGGGCCGACGGCAGCTCCAATCCCTGGCTGATCGCCCAGAATGCCGGTCCCGCCGAACGCTGGACCATGGAAGGCCGCATCGTCAGCAGCAGCGCCGAGGCGCAGGTGGAGGCGGTAAAAAAGGGCTGCGGCGTCGCGCAACTGGCCACCTGGCTGATACGCGATGCACTGGAAAGCGGCGAGCTGATTGCCCTGCTGCCGGAACTGGATATGGATGGTCTGCCGCTGAATCTGGTCTGGCCACGCGGCAGGCAGTTGCTGCCCAAGGTGGACGCTATGCTGGAACTACTGGCGCAGTCGCTGCGGATCAGCTGA
- a CDS encoding MFS transporter, whose amino-acid sequence MPSLDAAAPDLAPATRSGVAIAVLAVAAFAIVTTEYLIVGLLPGLARDMRISISAAGQLVTLFAFTVMLFGPPLTVLLSHIERKRLFVGIVLLFAAANALAAVAPNIWVLALARFIPALALPVFWGTASETAGQLAGPRHAGRAVSQVYLGISAALLFGIPLGTLASDVMGWRATFWGLSALSLSMAVLMLIFMPTLAHPQHQRIGEQARIFRDPRFVANVALSVLVFTAMFAAYTYLADLLERIAGVPSSQVGWWLMGFGAVGLLGNWLGGRYVDRNPLRASALFTALLGVAMALCVPLAHSHGWLGVSLALWGIAYTALFPICQVRVMKAASHAQALAGTMNVSAANAGTGLGAILGGVAIQQWGLASIGYVAAGVALLALVLTPWVASLRPLRRQT is encoded by the coding sequence ATGCCCTCTCTTGATGCGGCTGCGCCAGACCTGGCGCCGGCTACGCGCAGCGGCGTTGCCATCGCCGTGCTGGCCGTGGCGGCCTTCGCCATCGTCACCACCGAATACCTGATCGTTGGCTTGTTGCCTGGCCTGGCGCGCGATATGCGCATCTCCATTTCCGCCGCCGGCCAGCTCGTTACCTTGTTTGCCTTTACCGTGATGCTGTTTGGGCCGCCGCTGACGGTGCTGCTGTCGCATATCGAGCGCAAGCGCCTTTTCGTCGGCATCGTGCTGCTCTTTGCTGCTGCCAACGCTCTTGCCGCCGTGGCGCCGAATATCTGGGTACTGGCGCTGGCGCGCTTCATTCCGGCGCTGGCGCTGCCGGTATTCTGGGGAACGGCCAGCGAAACGGCCGGCCAGCTGGCGGGCCCGCGCCATGCCGGACGCGCCGTGTCCCAGGTCTATCTGGGCATTTCGGCCGCGCTGCTGTTTGGCATTCCGCTTGGCACGCTGGCTTCGGACGTGATGGGCTGGCGCGCCACCTTCTGGGGCTTGTCCGCGCTCTCATTGTCGATGGCGGTATTGATGCTGATCTTTATGCCGACGCTGGCGCATCCGCAGCATCAGCGCATCGGTGAGCAGGCGCGGATTTTCCGCGACCCGCGCTTCGTCGCCAATGTGGCCTTGTCCGTGCTGGTCTTCACCGCCATGTTCGCTGCCTACACTTATCTGGCCGATCTTCTGGAGCGCATTGCGGGCGTGCCTTCATCGCAGGTGGGCTGGTGGCTGATGGGTTTTGGCGCGGTGGGCTTGCTGGGCAACTGGCTGGGCGGGCGCTATGTGGACCGCAATCCACTGCGCGCCAGTGCGCTGTTTACCGCATTGCTGGGTGTGGCGATGGCGCTTTGCGTGCCGCTGGCGCATTCCCATGGCTGGCTGGGCGTGTCGCTTGCCTTGTGGGGCATTGCCTATACTGCCTTGTTCCCGATCTGCCAGGTGCGGGTGATGAAAGCGGCTTCGCATGCGCAGGCGCTGGCGGGAACCATGAACGTCTCGGCTGCCAATGCTGGCACCGGATTGGGCGCTATCCTTGGCGGCGTGGCGATCCAGCAGTGGGGGCTGGCCAGCATAGGCTATGTGGCGGCTGGCGTGGCGCTGCTGGCCTTGGTATTGACGCCCTGGGTTGCGAGCTTACGACCTTTACGCCGACAGACCTAG
- a CDS encoding MarR family winged helix-turn-helix transcriptional regulator, giving the protein MRTPPTAPLEDQLCFSLYRANLEIGRAYQPLFDTLGITYPQFLVLNSLWEKDGRTVGEIAERLSLESSNITPLIKRLETAGLLTRQRNPLDDRQVLVTLSEAGRALRQRCTLTDVLLGATGMKPEQLTALNAAVQRLLRAIDSTKEKNP; this is encoded by the coding sequence ATGCGAACGCCGCCTACCGCCCCGCTGGAAGACCAGTTATGTTTTTCGCTCTACCGCGCCAACCTGGAAATCGGCCGCGCCTATCAGCCCTTGTTCGACACCCTGGGCATCACGTATCCACAATTCCTCGTGCTTAATTCGCTGTGGGAAAAGGATGGGCGCACCGTGGGCGAGATCGCCGAACGCCTGTCACTGGAATCCAGCAATATCACGCCGCTGATCAAGCGTCTGGAGACGGCCGGCTTGCTGACGCGCCAGCGCAATCCCCTGGACGACCGCCAGGTGCTGGTAACGCTGAGCGAGGCAGGCCGCGCGCTGCGCCAGCGCTGCACCCTGACCGACGTCCTGCTTGGCGCGACCGGGATGAAGCCGGAACAATTGACGGCGCTGAACGCCGCCGTCCAGCGCCTGCTGCGCGCCATCGACAGCACGAAAGAAAAAAATCCATAG
- a CDS encoding PEP-CTERM sorting domain-containing protein, with protein MKKLSVALLGATTLLAAASTYAAPIQLVKNGGFESDIVGNSNWIQSSTLSGWTVGVNGVEIRNDVAGKAFGGNNFVELDTYGNSSISQNLATTAGGTYTLSFYYSPREFTGSATNGIEVLWNGVSKGIFSANGGSSGNLWQQYSFNVSGAGSSTALEFRAVGASDSFGGGLDNVSVTSAVPEPGSMALMGLGLGVLGFCARRKRPSA; from the coding sequence ATGAAAAAACTGTCAGTTGCCCTGCTGGGCGCTACTACCCTGCTGGCGGCTGCCAGTACTTACGCCGCCCCGATCCAGCTGGTCAAAAACGGCGGCTTCGAGAGCGATATCGTTGGCAATTCCAACTGGATTCAGAGCAGTACGCTGAGCGGCTGGACTGTCGGTGTCAATGGCGTCGAGATCCGCAATGACGTCGCCGGCAAGGCTTTCGGCGGCAATAACTTTGTGGAGCTGGACACTTACGGCAACAGCTCGATCAGCCAGAACTTGGCCACCACAGCCGGCGGCACATATACGCTGAGCTTCTACTACTCGCCACGCGAATTCACCGGCAGCGCCACCAATGGCATCGAAGTGCTGTGGAATGGCGTGTCGAAAGGCATCTTCAGCGCCAATGGCGGCAGCAGCGGCAATCTGTGGCAGCAGTACTCCTTCAATGTGAGCGGTGCCGGCTCTTCGACGGCGCTGGAATTCCGCGCCGTCGGCGCCAGCGACAGCTTCGGCGGCGGCCTGGACAATGTATCCGTGACTTCGGCCGTGCCGGAACCAGGCAGCATGGCTCTGATGGGCCTGGGTCTGGGCGTGTTGGGCTTCTGCGCGCGCCGCAAGCGCCCAAGCGCCTAA
- a CDS encoding response regulator transcription factor gives MKALLVEDEQRIASFVCAGLREQGFLVDHCEDGNLGYDHALAREYDVILLDVMVPGRDGLSILKGLRREGRNTPVILLTARNELDDRLQGLNLGADDYLAKPFFVEELVARIHALLRRVSGERQNVLSVGPLKLDRLSRVAEVDGRPVELTSREFNLMEYLMRSPGRVYARTQILEHVWGYDFEPQTNMVDVCIQRLRKKLNLPDSVAIEAVRGVGYRLRKPDGEA, from the coding sequence ATGAAAGCCTTACTGGTAGAAGATGAACAGCGCATCGCCAGCTTTGTGTGCGCCGGCCTGCGCGAGCAAGGCTTCCTGGTCGATCATTGCGAAGACGGCAATCTCGGTTACGACCATGCACTGGCGCGCGAATACGATGTGATCCTGCTCGACGTGATGGTGCCGGGCCGCGACGGCCTGTCCATCCTCAAGGGCTTGCGGCGCGAAGGCCGCAACACGCCCGTGATCCTGCTTACCGCGCGCAATGAACTGGACGACCGTTTGCAAGGCCTGAACCTGGGCGCCGACGATTACCTGGCCAAACCCTTCTTCGTGGAAGAGCTGGTGGCGCGCATCCACGCCCTGCTGCGCCGGGTCAGCGGCGAGCGGCAGAATGTGCTGAGCGTCGGGCCGCTGAAGCTGGATCGTTTAAGCCGCGTGGCCGAAGTCGATGGCCGCCCGGTGGAACTGACCAGCCGTGAATTCAATCTGATGGAATACCTGATGCGTTCCCCGGGCCGCGTCTATGCGCGCACCCAGATCCTGGAGCATGTGTGGGGCTATGATTTCGAGCCGCAGACAAATATGGTCGACGTCTGCATCCAGCGCCTGCGCAAGAAGCTGAACCTGCCCGACAGCGTGGCCATCGAAGCGGTGCGCGGCGTCGGCTACCGCCTGCGCAAGCCGGACGGCGAAGCGTGA
- the groL gene encoding chaperonin GroEL (60 kDa chaperone family; promotes refolding of misfolded polypeptides especially under stressful conditions; forms two stacked rings of heptamers to form a barrel-shaped 14mer; ends can be capped by GroES; misfolded proteins enter the barrel where they are refolded when GroES binds) — protein sequence MAAKEVVFGDAARAKMVEGVNILANAVKVTLGPKGRNVVLERSFGAPTVTKDGVSVAKEIELKDKLMNMGAQMVKEVASKTSDNAGDGTTTATVLAQAIVREGMKFVAAGMNPMDLKRGIDKAVAATVEELKNIAKPCTTSKEIAQVGAISANSDASIGERIAEAMEKVGKEGVITVEDGKSLNDELDIVEGMQFDRGYLSPYFINNQEKQVAVLDNPFVLLCDKKISNIRDLLPVLEQVAKAGRPLLIIAEDIEGEALATLVVNNIRGILKTCAVKAPGFGDRRKAMLEDIAILTGGQVVAEEVGLTLEKVSLAELGQAKRIEVGKENTIVIDGAGEASAIEGRVKQIRVQIEEATSDYDREKLQERVAKLAGGVAVIKVGAATEVEMKEKKARVEDALHATRAAVEEGIVPGGGVALLRARAALTLKGDNPDQDAGIKIVLRAMEEPLRMIVQNAGEESSVVVNAVLAGKGNYGYNAANGTYGDMVEMGVLDPAKVTRSALQNAASIAGLMLTTDCMVAEIVEDKAAGGMGGMGGMGGMGGMDGMM from the coding sequence ATGGCAGCTAAAGAAGTAGTGTTCGGCGACGCAGCGCGCGCCAAGATGGTTGAAGGCGTCAACATCCTCGCCAACGCAGTTAAAGTCACCCTGGGTCCAAAGGGCCGCAACGTGGTGCTGGAGCGTTCCTTCGGCGCCCCGACCGTGACCAAGGACGGCGTGTCGGTCGCTAAAGAGATCGAACTGAAAGACAAGCTCATGAACATGGGCGCGCAGATGGTCAAGGAAGTCGCTTCCAAAACCAGCGACAACGCCGGCGACGGCACCACCACCGCGACCGTGCTGGCTCAAGCCATCGTGCGCGAAGGCATGAAATTCGTGGCCGCCGGCATGAACCCGATGGACCTGAAGCGCGGCATCGACAAAGCTGTCGCCGCCACCGTGGAAGAGCTGAAAAACATCGCCAAGCCATGCACCACCTCCAAGGAAATCGCCCAGGTTGGCGCCATTTCCGCCAACTCCGACGCCTCGATCGGCGAGCGCATCGCTGAAGCGATGGAAAAAGTCGGCAAGGAAGGCGTGATCACCGTGGAAGACGGCAAGTCGCTGAACGACGAGCTGGACATCGTGGAAGGCATGCAGTTCGACCGCGGCTACCTGTCCCCATACTTCATCAACAACCAGGAAAAACAGGTTGCCGTTCTGGACAACCCATTCGTCCTGCTGTGCGACAAGAAAATCTCCAACATCCGCGACCTGCTGCCCGTACTGGAGCAAGTGGCCAAAGCCGGCCGTCCGCTGCTGATCATCGCTGAAGACATCGAAGGCGAAGCCCTGGCGACCCTGGTGGTCAACAACATCCGCGGCATCCTGAAAACCTGCGCCGTGAAAGCGCCAGGCTTCGGCGACCGTCGTAAAGCCATGCTGGAAGACATCGCCATCCTGACCGGCGGCCAAGTGGTGGCTGAAGAAGTCGGCCTGACCCTGGAAAAAGTGTCCCTGGCCGAACTGGGCCAAGCCAAGCGCATCGAAGTGGGCAAGGAAAACACCATCGTGATCGACGGTGCTGGCGAAGCGTCGGCCATCGAAGGCCGCGTGAAACAGATCCGCGTTCAGATCGAAGAAGCGACCTCGGACTACGACCGTGAAAAACTGCAAGAGCGCGTGGCCAAACTGGCTGGCGGCGTTGCCGTGATCAAGGTTGGCGCTGCCACCGAAGTCGAAATGAAAGAGAAAAAAGCCCGCGTGGAAGACGCGCTGCACGCAACCCGCGCTGCCGTGGAAGAAGGCATTGTGCCAGGCGGCGGCGTTGCCCTGCTGCGCGCCCGCGCTGCCCTGACGCTGAAAGGCGACAACCCAGACCAGGACGCCGGCATCAAGATCGTGCTGCGCGCCATGGAAGAGCCTCTGCGCATGATCGTGCAGAACGCCGGCGAAGAATCGTCGGTGGTGGTGAACGCTGTGCTGGCCGGCAAAGGCAACTACGGCTACAACGCCGCCAACGGCACCTACGGCGACATGGTTGAAATGGGCGTGCTGGATCCAGCCAAAGTGACCCGTTCGGCTCTGCAGAACGCCGCGTCGATCGCTGGCCTGATGCTGACCACCGACTGCATGGTTGCTGAAATCGTCGAAGACAAAGCTGCCGGCGGCATGGGCGGTATGGGTGGCATGGGTGGTATGGGCGGCATGGACGGCATGATGTAA
- a CDS encoding HD domain-containing phosphohydrolase, which produces MNIPTALRHAAARPQPGGPCAISAPALISMSECLRALAFVGDLAAARSCGPPHPPWLMAALCRPPLASGEYSNGMLPLEQMADLIDLQQPWLCGHSRRVAIAAQRAASQMGLDEQGQQRCYRAGLLHGIGRGAIPSELWNVAGPLPAAVREQLRLAPYWTLRALRAVSGMAQEAEIASYAGERLDGSGNFRGVTGTATPLEGQVLAAASAWIALQAARPWRSAYSSDLAGVMLAQEAAAGRFHSGVVDALRGTQDGAAPLACVAARISLSERESEVLRAISQGQTNKQVARQLAISPRTVGTHVESAFRKLGCSTRAAAALKARTLRLI; this is translated from the coding sequence GTGAACATCCCCACCGCCTTACGCCATGCGGCCGCAAGGCCGCAGCCTGGCGGGCCTTGCGCCATATCCGCTCCGGCCTTGATCAGCATGTCCGAATGCCTGCGTGCGCTGGCGTTCGTCGGCGACCTGGCCGCTGCGCGGTCGTGCGGCCCACCGCATCCACCCTGGCTGATGGCGGCCTTGTGCCGTCCTCCGCTGGCATCGGGAGAGTACTCAAACGGCATGCTCCCGTTGGAGCAGATGGCCGATCTGATCGACCTGCAGCAGCCCTGGCTGTGCGGCCATTCCCGCCGTGTTGCCATCGCGGCGCAGCGGGCCGCCAGCCAGATGGGGCTTGATGAACAGGGGCAGCAGCGCTGCTACCGTGCCGGCCTGCTACACGGTATCGGCCGTGGCGCCATCCCCAGCGAACTTTGGAACGTGGCGGGGCCGTTGCCCGCGGCCGTGCGCGAGCAATTGCGCCTGGCGCCGTATTGGACCTTGCGCGCGTTGCGCGCAGTCAGCGGCATGGCGCAGGAAGCGGAGATCGCCTCCTATGCGGGCGAGCGGCTGGATGGTTCCGGCAATTTTCGCGGCGTTACCGGCACCGCCACGCCGCTGGAGGGCCAGGTGCTGGCCGCCGCATCGGCCTGGATCGCATTGCAAGCGGCACGACCCTGGCGTTCCGCGTATTCAAGCGATCTGGCAGGTGTGATGCTGGCGCAGGAAGCGGCTGCCGGGCGCTTTCACTCCGGAGTGGTCGACGCGCTGCGCGGCACGCAGGACGGCGCAGCGCCATTGGCATGTGTCGCAGCCAGAATCAGTCTGAGTGAGCGCGAGAGCGAAGTCTTGCGCGCCATCAGCCAAGGCCAGACCAACAAGCAAGTGGCGCGTCAACTGGCGATCAGTCCCCGCACCGTCGGCACCCATGTGGAAAGCGCTTTCCGCAAGCTCGGTTGCAGCACCCGCGCAGCGGCAGCGCTCAAGGCCCGGACGCTGCGGCTGATTTGA
- a CDS encoding cupin domain-containing protein, which produces MILERQQDRQWAETAIPGMQVATVWSDNADGSYFVRFDEGARFPLHDHDGWEQILMLNGRIRFGEVELSAGDTLLLQQGEQHDAQALSDATFFVAHRGNITLLD; this is translated from the coding sequence ATGATCTTGGAACGACAACAGGACCGCCAATGGGCGGAGACCGCAATTCCCGGCATGCAGGTCGCTACTGTCTGGAGCGACAATGCCGATGGCAGTTACTTCGTCCGCTTCGACGAGGGCGCGCGCTTCCCCCTGCATGACCACGATGGCTGGGAGCAGATCCTGATGCTGAACGGCCGCATCCGCTTTGGCGAGGTCGAGCTGTCCGCCGGAGATACCCTGCTGCTCCAGCAGGGCGAGCAGCATGACGCCCAGGCGCTGAGCGACGCCACATTCTTTGTGGCGCATCGCGGCAATATCACGCTGCTGGACTGA
- the groES gene encoding co-chaperone GroES: MNLRPLHDRVIVKRLDQETKTASGLIIPDAAAEKPDQGEVLAVGNGKVLEDGKVRPLDVKVGDRVLFGKYSGQAVKVDGEELLVMREEDIMAVVNK, from the coding sequence ATGAACCTTCGCCCTTTGCACGATCGCGTTATCGTCAAACGTCTCGACCAGGAAACCAAAACTGCGTCTGGCCTGATCATCCCTGATGCCGCTGCTGAGAAGCCGGATCAAGGCGAAGTACTGGCCGTGGGCAATGGCAAAGTGCTGGAAGACGGCAAAGTGCGCCCACTGGACGTCAAAGTCGGCGACCGCGTACTGTTCGGCAAATACTCCGGCCAGGCTGTCAAAGTTGACGGCGAAGAGCTGCTGGTGATGCGCGAAGAAGACATCATGGCCGTGGTCAACAAGTAA